Proteins found in one Streptococcus iniae genomic segment:
- a CDS encoding enoyl-CoA hydratase produces the protein MDYQHIIFEKNNDLAILTLNRPHVSNGFNIPICLEILEAIEKVEKDAGLRFLVIKAVGKLFSVGGDLVEMQNAVDNDNIESLVKIAELVQDISLAIKKLPKPVILCADGAVAGAAFNIALAVDFCIASKDAKFVQAFVNVGLAPDAGGLFLLTRAIGLNRATHLVMTGEAVSAEKALDYGFVYAVSESEKLEALEAKVLKRLRRGSSNSYAAMKQLVWQSYFQDWESYAPLELQLQESLAFKEDFKEGVRAYSERRRPNFQGK, from the coding sequence ATGGACTATCAACACATTATTTTTGAAAAAAATAATGATCTTGCCATATTGACCTTAAACCGTCCGCATGTTTCAAATGGTTTCAATATTCCTATTTGTTTAGAAATACTTGAGGCTATTGAAAAGGTTGAGAAAGACGCAGGCCTTCGCTTTTTAGTTATTAAAGCAGTGGGAAAACTGTTCTCAGTAGGCGGTGATTTAGTTGAGATGCAAAATGCTGTGGACAATGACAACATTGAGTCGCTTGTCAAAATAGCAGAGCTTGTTCAGGATATTTCCTTGGCCATTAAGAAATTACCGAAACCTGTTATTCTATGTGCAGATGGTGCAGTTGCTGGTGCAGCATTTAACATTGCCCTTGCTGTAGATTTCTGCATTGCAAGTAAGGATGCCAAGTTTGTTCAAGCATTTGTCAATGTGGGTCTTGCTCCGGATGCAGGTGGTTTATTTCTGCTTACAAGAGCAATAGGATTGAACCGAGCAACACACTTGGTGATGACAGGTGAAGCAGTATCAGCTGAAAAAGCTTTAGATTATGGATTTGTTTATGCCGTATCAGAATCTGAAAAGTTAGAAGCTTTGGAAGCAAAGGTCTTAAAACGCTTAAGACGCGGTTCTTCAAATTCTTATGCAGCCATGAAACAGTTGGTTTGGCAGAGTTATTTCCAAGATTGGGAATCTTATGCACCATTAGAATTACAATTACAAGAAAGTTTAGCCTTTAAAGAAGACTTCAAAGAAGGTGTTAGAGCATATAGTGAAAGGCGTCGTCCTAATTTTCAAGGGAAATAG
- the dnaK gene encoding molecular chaperone DnaK — protein sequence MSKIIGIDLGTTNSAVAVLEGTESKIIANPEGNRTTPSVVSFKNGEIIVGDAAKRQAVTNPETIISIKSKMGTSEKVSANGKEYTPQEISAMILQYLKGYAEDYLGETVTKAVITVPAYFNDAQRQATKDAGKIAGLEVERIVNEPTAAALAYGMDKTDKDEKILVFDLGGGTFDVSILELGDGVFDVLATAGDNKLGGDDFDQKIIDFLVEEFKKENGIDLSQDKMALQRLKDAAEKAKKDLSGVTQTQISLPFITAGAAGPLHLEMSLSRAKFDDLTRDLVERTKVPVRRALSDAGLSLSEIDEVILVGGSIRIPAVVEAVKAETCKEPNKSVNPDEVVAMGAAIQGGVITGDVKDVVLLDVTPLSLGIETMGGVFTKLIDRNTTIPTSKSQVFSTAADNQPAVDIHVLQGERPMAADNKTLGRFQLTDIPAAPRGIPQIEVTFDIDKNGIVSVKAKDLGTQKEQHIVIKSNDGLSEEEIDRMMKDAEANAEADAKRKEEVDLKNEVDQAIFATEKTIKETEGKGFDTERDQAQSALDDLKAAQESGNTEDMKAKLEALNEKAQALAVKMYEQAAAAQQAASGAESAEQANPTDDGVVDGEFTEK from the coding sequence ATGTCTAAAATTATCGGTATTGACTTAGGAACAACTAACTCAGCAGTAGCAGTTCTTGAAGGAACTGAATCAAAAATCATTGCTAACCCAGAAGGAAATCGTACAACACCTTCAGTAGTATCATTCAAAAATGGTGAAATCATCGTTGGTGATGCTGCAAAACGCCAAGCTGTTACAAACCCAGAAACAATCATCTCAATCAAATCAAAAATGGGTACTTCTGAAAAAGTTTCTGCAAATGGTAAAGAATATACACCACAAGAAATTTCAGCAATGATTCTTCAATACCTTAAAGGTTATGCTGAAGATTATCTTGGTGAAACAGTTACCAAAGCAGTTATCACAGTTCCTGCATACTTCAACGATGCTCAACGTCAAGCAACAAAAGACGCTGGTAAAATTGCAGGTCTTGAAGTAGAACGTATCGTTAACGAACCAACTGCAGCAGCACTTGCTTACGGTATGGATAAAACTGATAAAGATGAAAAAATCTTAGTATTTGACCTTGGTGGGGGAACATTTGACGTTTCAATCCTTGAATTAGGTGACGGTGTCTTTGATGTACTTGCAACTGCAGGTGACAACAAACTTGGTGGTGATGACTTTGACCAAAAAATTATTGATTTCTTAGTAGAAGAATTCAAAAAAGAAAATGGTATTGATTTATCACAAGATAAAATGGCCTTACAACGTTTGAAAGATGCTGCTGAAAAAGCTAAAAAAGATCTTTCAGGTGTAACTCAAACTCAAATCAGCTTACCATTTATTACAGCTGGTGCAGCTGGACCTCTTCACTTGGAAATGAGTTTGTCTCGTGCTAAATTTGATGACTTAACACGTGATCTTGTAGAGCGTACAAAAGTTCCAGTTCGTCGTGCCCTTTCTGATGCTGGTTTGTCACTATCTGAAATTGATGAAGTTATCCTTGTAGGTGGTTCAATTCGTATCCCTGCAGTTGTTGAAGCTGTTAAGGCTGAAACTTGTAAAGAGCCAAATAAATCAGTTAACCCGGATGAAGTTGTAGCTATGGGTGCTGCTATCCAAGGTGGTGTTATCACTGGTGATGTTAAAGACGTTGTTCTTCTTGATGTGACACCATTATCACTAGGTATCGAAACAATGGGTGGTGTCTTCACTAAATTAATTGATCGTAACACAACAATCCCAACTTCTAAATCACAAGTCTTCTCAACAGCAGCAGATAATCAACCAGCTGTTGATATCCATGTTCTTCAAGGAGAACGCCCAATGGCAGCTGATAACAAAACACTTGGACGTTTCCAATTGACAGATATTCCAGCGGCACCTCGCGGTATTCCACAAATCGAAGTGACATTTGATATTGATAAAAATGGTATTGTATCTGTTAAGGCTAAAGACCTTGGAACTCAAAAAGAACAACATATTGTTATCAAATCAAACGATGGTCTTTCAGAAGAAGAAATCGATCGTATGATGAAAGATGCTGAAGCAAATGCTGAAGCAGATGCAAAACGTAAAGAAGAAGTTGACCTTAAAAATGAAGTTGACCAAGCTATCTTTGCAACTGAAAAAACAATCAAAGAAACTGAAGGAAAAGGCTTCGATACAGAACGTGATCAAGCTCAATCAGCTCTTGATGACTTAAAAGCAGCTCAAGAATCTGGCAACACAGAAGATATGAAAGCTAAACTTGAAGCTTTAAATGAAAAAGCTCAAGCTCTTGCTGTTAAAATGTACGAACAAGCAGCGGCAGCACAACAAGCAGCATCTGGTGCTGAAAGTGCAGAACAAGCAAACCCAACAGATGATGGTGTTGTAGATGGTGAGTTTACTGAGAAATAA
- the dnaJ gene encoding molecular chaperone DnaJ: MNNTEFYDRLGVSKDASQDEIKKAYRKMSKKYHPDINKESGAEQKYKDVQEAYETLSDSQKRASYDQYGAAGAQGGGFGGGFGGGFDGGGFGGFEDIFSSFFGGGGASRHPNAPRQGDDLQYRVNLDFEEAVFGTEKEVSYHRESTCGTCSGSGAKPGTSPVTCGRCHGAGVINVDTQTPLGMMRRQVTCDVCHGSGKEIKEPCHTCHGTGHEKKTHKVSVKIPAGVETGQQIRLQGQGEAGFNGGPYGDLFVVLNVLPSKKFERNGSTIYYDLNISFVQAALGDTVDIPTVHGDVEMSIPAGTQTGKTFRLKGKGAPKLRGAGQGDQHVTITVVTPTKLNHEQKEALQAFAKASGEDISSPKKKGFFDKMKDALEDI; this comes from the coding sequence ATGAACAATACTGAATTCTATGATCGTTTGGGGGTGTCTAAGGATGCTTCTCAGGACGAAATCAAAAAAGCCTATCGTAAGATGTCTAAGAAATACCATCCAGATATCAATAAGGAGTCAGGGGCTGAACAAAAATATAAGGATGTTCAAGAAGCTTATGAGACTTTGAGTGATTCTCAAAAACGTGCGTCTTATGACCAATATGGAGCTGCTGGTGCCCAAGGTGGTGGTTTTGGTGGCGGCTTTGGAGGTGGTTTTGACGGAGGTGGTTTTGGTGGCTTTGAGGACATTTTCTCAAGTTTCTTTGGTGGCGGTGGTGCTTCACGTCATCCAAATGCTCCTCGTCAAGGTGATGACTTGCAATACCGTGTCAATCTAGATTTTGAAGAGGCTGTTTTTGGAACCGAAAAAGAAGTGAGCTATCACCGTGAGTCAACTTGTGGAACTTGCTCAGGATCAGGTGCTAAACCAGGAACAAGCCCAGTTACCTGTGGTCGCTGTCATGGTGCAGGTGTGATCAATGTTGATACGCAAACCCCTCTTGGCATGATGCGCCGACAAGTTACCTGTGATGTTTGTCATGGTAGTGGTAAAGAAATCAAAGAACCTTGTCATACTTGTCATGGGACTGGTCATGAAAAGAAAACACACAAAGTTTCGGTTAAAATTCCAGCAGGTGTTGAAACAGGTCAGCAAATTAGACTGCAAGGTCAAGGTGAAGCTGGCTTTAACGGTGGCCCATATGGCGATCTCTTTGTTGTCTTGAATGTTTTACCAAGCAAGAAATTTGAACGAAATGGATCGACAATCTACTATGATTTGAACATTAGTTTTGTTCAAGCTGCCTTAGGTGATACTGTTGATATTCCAACAGTTCATGGTGATGTGGAGATGTCAATTCCAGCAGGGACTCAGACAGGTAAAACCTTCCGTCTAAAAGGCAAAGGTGCTCCCAAATTACGTGGCGCTGGTCAGGGGGACCAACATGTGACGATTACAGTTGTAACACCAACCAAACTCAATCATGAGCAAAAAGAAGCATTACAAGCCTTTGCTAAGGCAAGTGGTGAAGATATTTCAAGTCCAAAGAAAAAAGGCTTCTTTGATAAAATGAAAGATGCTTTAGAAGATATCTAA
- the grpE gene encoding nucleotide exchange factor GrpE, with protein sequence MLLLSQKHDEDIKNEEIIEEVEQEVEADQPVQEESPEKSELELANERADEFENKYLRAHAEMQNIQRRSNEERQTLQRYRSQDLAKKILPSLDNLERALAVEGLTDDVKKGLEMVQESLVQALKEEGIEEVTVESFDHNLHMAVQTLPADDEHPADTIAQVFQKGYKLHERLLRPAMVIVYN encoded by the coding sequence GTGCTTCTTTTGTCACAAAAACATGATGAAGACATCAAAAACGAAGAAATTATCGAAGAAGTTGAGCAAGAAGTAGAAGCTGACCAGCCAGTCCAAGAAGAAAGTCCTGAAAAATCAGAACTAGAACTTGCTAATGAACGTGCTGATGAATTTGAAAACAAATACCTTCGTGCACACGCAGAGATGCAAAATATTCAGCGTCGCTCAAATGAAGAACGTCAAACCTTGCAACGCTACCGTTCACAAGACTTGGCAAAAAAAATCTTACCAAGTCTAGATAATTTGGAGCGAGCATTGGCAGTTGAAGGCTTAACAGATGATGTTAAAAAAGGCCTCGAGATGGTTCAAGAAAGCTTAGTTCAAGCCCTTAAAGAAGAAGGTATTGAAGAAGTAACAGTTGAAAGTTTTGACCATAATTTGCACATGGCTGTCCAAACCTTACCTGCTGATGACGAACATCCAGCAGATACCATTGCTCAAGTCTTCCAAAAAGGCTACAAATTACATGAACGTCTATTAAGACCAGCAATGGTTATTGTTTATAATTAG